A DNA window from Bacteroides cellulosilyticus contains the following coding sequences:
- the metG gene encoding methionine--tRNA ligase, protein MEKKFKRTTVTSALPYANGPVHIGHLAGVYVPADIYVRYLRLKKEDVIFIGGSDEHGVPITIRAKKEGVTPQDIVDRYHTLIKESFKEFGISFDVYSRTSSKTHHDTASEFFRKLYDKGDFIEKTSMQYYDEEAKTFLADRYITGECPHCHAEGAYGDQCEKCGTSLSPTDLINPKSAISGSKPVMRETKHWYLPLDQHESWLRQWILEDHKEWRPNVYGQCKSWLDMGLQPRAVSRDLDWGIPVPVEGAEGKVLYVWFDAPIGYISNTKELLPDTWETWWKDPETRLIHFIGKDNIVFHCIVFPAMLKAEGSFILPDNVPSNEFLNLEGDKISTSRNWAVWLHEYLVDFPGKQDVLRYVLTANAPETKDNDFTWKDFQARNNNELVAVYGNFVNRALQLTKKYFDGVVPAAGELTDYDRETLKEFSDVKAEVEKLLDVFKFRDAQKEAMNLARIGNKYLADTEPWKIAKMDMDRVATILNISLQLVANLAIAFEPFLPFSSEKLRSMLNMDSFDWATLGSTNLLPAGHQLATPELLFEKIEDSVIEAQVQKLLDTKKANEEANYKANPIRPNIEFDDFMKLDIRVGTVLECQKVPKADKLLQFKIADGLENRTIVSGIAQHYNPEELVGKQVCFIANLAPRKLKGIVSEGMILSAENFDGSLSVVTTMKEVKPGSEVK, encoded by the coding sequence ATGGAAAAGAAATTCAAACGCACTACCGTTACGTCGGCACTGCCCTACGCTAACGGACCCGTTCATATCGGGCACTTGGCAGGAGTTTACGTACCTGCCGATATCTACGTCCGCTATCTGAGACTGAAAAAGGAAGATGTAATCTTTATCGGAGGTTCGGACGAACACGGAGTACCCATCACAATACGCGCCAAGAAAGAAGGTGTAACACCGCAAGATATAGTAGACCGTTATCATACGCTCATCAAAGAGTCTTTTAAAGAGTTCGGCATCTCATTTGATGTATACAGCCGCACAAGTTCAAAAACTCACCACGACACCGCTTCGGAATTCTTCCGTAAGCTGTACGATAAAGGCGATTTTATCGAAAAAACCAGTATGCAGTATTACGACGAGGAAGCCAAGACTTTCCTTGCCGACCGCTATATCACAGGCGAATGTCCCCACTGCCATGCAGAAGGTGCCTACGGCGATCAATGCGAGAAGTGCGGTACGAGCCTCAGCCCCACAGACCTGATTAATCCGAAAAGCGCCATCAGCGGAAGTAAGCCCGTAATGCGCGAAACGAAGCATTGGTATCTGCCGCTTGACCAACACGAAAGCTGGTTGCGCCAATGGATTCTGGAAGATCATAAAGAATGGCGCCCCAATGTATATGGTCAGTGCAAAAGCTGGCTTGACATGGGCCTGCAACCCCGTGCAGTAAGTCGTGACCTTGATTGGGGTATTCCTGTGCCCGTAGAAGGTGCGGAAGGAAAGGTGCTATATGTATGGTTTGATGCCCCTATCGGCTATATCAGCAACACAAAAGAGTTGCTGCCCGACACTTGGGAAACCTGGTGGAAAGATCCCGAAACCCGTCTGATTCACTTCATCGGTAAAGATAATATCGTATTCCACTGCATCGTATTTCCTGCCATGCTGAAAGCGGAAGGCAGTTTTATTCTGCCTGATAACGTACCGAGTAATGAATTCCTGAACCTGGAAGGCGACAAGATTTCGACTTCACGCAATTGGGCCGTATGGTTGCACGAATACCTGGTAGACTTCCCCGGCAAGCAGGATGTGCTTCGCTATGTGCTGACAGCCAATGCGCCTGAAACTAAAGACAATGATTTCACCTGGAAAGATTTCCAGGCACGCAATAACAATGAACTGGTAGCCGTTTACGGTAACTTCGTGAACCGTGCCCTGCAACTCACCAAGAAGTATTTCGATGGTGTAGTGCCTGCTGCCGGTGAACTTACGGACTACGACCGCGAAACACTGAAAGAATTCTCGGATGTAAAAGCAGAAGTAGAAAAGTTACTGGATGTATTCAAGTTCCGCGATGCACAGAAGGAGGCCATGAACCTGGCCCGCATCGGAAACAAATATCTGGCAGATACCGAACCGTGGAAGATCGCCAAAATGGATATGGATCGTGTAGCCACTATCCTGAACATCTCCCTGCAACTGGTTGCCAACCTTGCCATTGCATTCGAACCATTCCTACCGTTCAGCAGCGAAAAACTACGTAGTATGCTGAACATGGACAGCTTCGACTGGGCAACTCTGGGCAGCACCAATCTATTGCCGGCCGGACATCAGTTAGCCACCCCTGAATTGCTCTTCGAAAAGATAGAAGACAGTGTCATTGAAGCACAGGTACAGAAGTTGCTCGATACGAAAAAGGCTAATGAGGAAGCCAACTACAAAGCTAATCCCATCCGCCCGAATATCGAATTCGATGACTTCATGAAGCTGGATATTCGCGTGGGCACCGTATTGGAATGCCAGAAAGTCCCCAAAGCCGATAAATTGCTGCAATTCAAGATTGCCGACGGACTGGAAAACCGTACTATCGTCAGTGGTATCGCACAACACTACAATCCGGAAGAACTGGTAGGCAAGCAAGTATGCTTCATTGCCAATCTTGCTCCGCGTAAGCTGAAAGGCATCGTCAGCGAAGGTATGATCCTCTCTGCCGAGAACTTTGACGGTTCGCTCTCCGTGGTTACAACCATGAAGGAAGTGAAGCCGGGTAGCGAAGTGAAGTAA
- a CDS encoding MAC/perforin domain-containing protein — protein sequence MRLNYSLFWVLLLLWSGCDFSEPEPEPEIEPPIVVEKDPVDIKVFIETVTSDKTYDYIDLLGRGFDCKKSTIKGYANVKGKVIDIERLLKGDGYDYVKQEPIKLYPGSLEVSLLYQGGIWTINENRDLNRYIDNIYLNSHVETKIGDDTLELFTEDIGDIEENLQGNYFYKAELLKPTSRYTLPQVCPEFLYFFLSEEFQSDLEKSSGDAIVEKYGTHVLTDVLLGGYSSISYVAQYTYMLSDADYKKRVQVYTNYLSISRYPVEVTQIFEECSKVNIHFKSNGGDPSQIVAEGDKIVGFDKWIRGINNQVGTLIGIGHSTTHVFLISDFVKDEKKKTEIEKAILRYCNP from the coding sequence ATGAGACTGAACTACTCTTTATTTTGGGTACTGTTACTGCTTTGGAGTGGATGTGATTTTTCGGAACCGGAACCAGAACCAGAAATCGAACCGCCGATTGTAGTAGAGAAAGATCCTGTTGATATAAAAGTATTTATAGAAACTGTAACGAGCGATAAAACCTATGATTACATAGACTTATTGGGCAGAGGATTTGACTGTAAAAAGAGTACCATAAAGGGATATGCCAATGTAAAAGGAAAAGTCATTGATATAGAACGTTTATTGAAGGGTGACGGATATGATTATGTAAAACAGGAACCAATAAAATTATATCCTGGTTCTCTAGAAGTATCTTTGTTGTACCAAGGGGGAATTTGGACTATAAATGAGAATCGGGACCTGAATAGATATATAGATAATATCTATTTGAATAGCCATGTGGAAACGAAGATAGGAGATGATACTCTTGAACTATTTACTGAGGATATAGGAGATATCGAGGAAAACTTGCAAGGTAATTACTTTTACAAAGCAGAATTACTAAAGCCTACCAGCAGATATACCCTCCCCCAGGTTTGTCCGGAGTTTTTATATTTTTTTCTGTCTGAAGAATTCCAGAGCGACTTGGAGAAGAGCAGCGGGGACGCGATAGTGGAAAAATACGGTACCCATGTTCTTACCGATGTACTCTTGGGAGGATATTCATCTATCTCTTATGTTGCTCAATACACCTATATGCTATCTGACGCAGACTATAAAAAACGAGTTCAAGTTTATACCAACTATCTTTCCATTTCCCGTTATCCTGTGGAGGTAACCCAAATCTTTGAGGAATGCAGTAAAGTAAATATTCATTTTAAATCCAATGGAGGGGACCCGTCACAGATTGTTGCCGAAGGTGATAAAATCGTAGGCTTTGACAAGTGGATCAGAGGGATCAACAACCAAGTGGGAACTTTAATCGGGATCGGACATTCTACTACTCATGTATTTTTGATCAGTGATTTTGTGAAAGATGAAAAGAAGAAAACCGAAATAGAAAAAGCGATTCTACGGTATTGCAATCCATAA
- a CDS encoding C10 family peptidase codes for MKRRDIISNLTIMLSIVFLLSCSENPIFHEVENDEITNLKIPMTTAEVLSIAYGDTNNDLSENEVLNYVREFKVASQTRSLSTITNIEITDKYYTGNNTKTRASETLSIPFYKVKFQKNGTEGCAVVSGDKRSPGVIAYIEKTDTKSHSDIGKKCMLDVAQTSTIHEIEKVIQYQDSLRVKTINKLSQELGIPKEQVSFEKIKNNICITDQTITRSEPYDPLPTPIVSWKSPFVKVKWGQEVPYNMLLPRASQMEIWYFPNNTIKRYIDIYRPVGCGVVSIAEALTYLKPDLTINGTTMNWELLTKDELINYSPEDPNASTYPQANMAATLIKHIYERTNTMPILAEVDTTIQPGPNYPIVIASSTKNSDLITFMQTISNFTTYNNWEPDAILNGVMNNHISIVGGYQDGNPSTGHTWIIDGYAMCIKTNREILKQYDLYFHANMGWNGNNDGYYKFNPDTTIDFETSNGTFNSNFLVLANITKK; via the coding sequence ATGAAAAGAAGAGACATTATCAGCAACTTGACTATTATGTTAAGTATAGTATTCCTTTTGTCATGTAGTGAAAACCCAATTTTTCACGAAGTTGAAAACGATGAGATTACAAATCTCAAAATTCCAATGACGACAGCAGAAGTTCTTAGTATTGCTTATGGCGACACAAATAATGATTTATCCGAAAATGAAGTTCTTAATTATGTCAGAGAATTCAAAGTAGCCTCTCAGACAAGAAGTTTATCAACTATAACAAATATAGAAATAACAGATAAATATTACACTGGCAATAATACCAAAACAAGAGCTAGCGAAACATTATCTATCCCATTCTATAAAGTCAAATTTCAGAAAAATGGAACAGAGGGATGCGCAGTTGTTTCTGGAGACAAAAGATCTCCAGGAGTTATTGCTTATATAGAAAAAACAGACACCAAATCACATTCTGATATTGGTAAAAAATGTATGCTTGATGTAGCACAGACAAGTACTATACATGAAATAGAGAAGGTTATTCAGTATCAAGATTCTTTAAGAGTTAAAACCATTAATAAGTTATCTCAAGAATTAGGGATTCCCAAAGAACAAGTGTCTTTTGAAAAGATAAAAAATAATATATGTATAACGGACCAAACAATCACACGCTCCGAGCCTTATGACCCTCTTCCAACCCCTATAGTTTCATGGAAATCACCATTTGTAAAAGTTAAATGGGGACAAGAAGTACCATATAACATGTTATTGCCAAGAGCATCACAAATGGAAATCTGGTATTTTCCAAATAACACTATAAAACGATATATTGATATATATCGACCTGTAGGATGCGGAGTTGTTTCCATAGCAGAAGCGTTAACCTATTTAAAGCCAGATCTAACAATTAATGGCACTACTATGAATTGGGAACTGTTGACCAAGGATGAACTAATAAACTATTCGCCGGAAGATCCAAACGCATCAACATATCCACAAGCAAACATGGCAGCCACATTGATTAAGCATATATATGAAAGAACTAACACAATGCCAATATTAGCAGAAGTAGATACTACGATTCAACCAGGCCCCAACTATCCTATTGTCATCGCAAGCAGTACAAAGAACAGTGATCTCATTACATTTATGCAAACAATAAGCAATTTTACAACATATAATAATTGGGAGCCTGATGCAATATTGAATGGTGTCATGAACAATCATATTTCAATAGTAGGAGGATATCAAGATGGAAATCCATCAACTGGTCATACCTGGATTATTGATGGGTATGCTATGTGTATAAAAACTAATAGAGAAATCCTGAAACAATATGATCTATATTTTCATGCTAATATGGGATGGAACGGCAATAACGATGGTTATTACAAATTCAATCCAGATACAACTATAGATTTCGAAACGAGTAATGGAACATTCAACTCTAACTTTTTAGTTTTGGCTAATATCACAAAAAAATAG
- a CDS encoding class I SAM-dependent methyltransferase — translation MQKRQTNRELYFKELSITSKKYFIPYISKFKKIEEGMNILEIGCGDGGNLLPFAELGCNTTGVDISEGRIKDAVLFFKERQIKGDFIASDIFKLKELEHNFDLIICHDVIEHIEDKVTFISNLPKYIKPGGIIFISFPAWQMPFGGHQQICKSKIISHVPFIHLLPAFMYKSILKMSGENEDCIKELLSIKKTRTPIELFEKLVHKNFITIADRQLFFINPHYEIKFGLTPRKLSAIIAGIPYLRNFFTTSCFYILI, via the coding sequence ATGCAAAAACGACAGACAAATAGAGAGTTATATTTTAAGGAGCTTTCCATAACAAGTAAGAAATATTTCATCCCTTATATTTCTAAATTCAAAAAGATTGAAGAAGGAATGAATATTTTAGAAATAGGATGTGGAGATGGAGGTAATCTATTACCTTTTGCCGAACTGGGATGCAACACTACAGGAGTTGACATATCAGAGGGAAGAATAAAAGATGCCGTTCTGTTCTTTAAAGAAAGACAGATAAAGGGAGATTTCATTGCCTCAGACATCTTTAAGTTGAAAGAACTGGAACATAATTTCGATTTAATTATCTGCCATGACGTCATTGAGCATATAGAAGATAAAGTGACATTTATTTCTAACCTACCTAAATATATCAAACCCGGAGGTATTATTTTCATATCATTTCCTGCATGGCAGATGCCCTTTGGAGGACATCAGCAGATATGCAAAAGTAAGATAATCTCTCACGTTCCCTTTATTCATCTGCTACCCGCCTTTATGTATAAAAGCATTCTGAAAATGAGTGGAGAAAACGAAGATTGCATTAAAGAACTTTTGTCCATAAAGAAAACCAGGACCCCCATAGAGTTATTTGAAAAACTGGTACACAAGAATTTTATCACAATAGCAGATAGACAATTGTTTTTTATAAATCCTCATTATGAAATAAAATTCGGACTGACGCCCCGAAAGCTGTCTGCAATAATCGCCGGTATTCCATATCTGAGGAATTTCTTCACTACATCATGTTTCTACATTTTAATATAA
- a CDS encoding tail fiber domain-containing protein: protein MKTKMTTISKAILALALLIVCTAVNAQIKYDSNGWLTIGNTTRFGTYNPTILSNGIYIKGPGSNFFQVDVTPAATRLASHYDQVVFFNTQTSTFNSIQVKNVYNYSDARAKTNIQTLSQSLSIINQLRPVSYNFTDNSDNTQFRKGGDGKEIGLLAQEVEKILPNAVLTDPDGNKLINYTNLIAVLINAVKDLSTKVSALEAKQ from the coding sequence ATGAAAACAAAAATGACTACAATTTCCAAAGCGATTTTAGCTTTAGCTCTATTAATCGTTTGCACAGCGGTTAATGCTCAAATAAAATATGACAGTAATGGCTGGTTAACAATTGGCAACACTACTCGTTTTGGTACTTATAACCCAACAATCCTTTCTAATGGCATATACATAAAAGGACCAGGAAGTAATTTCTTTCAAGTTGATGTGACACCAGCAGCAACTCGTTTGGCAAGCCATTATGATCAAGTGGTATTCTTCAATACACAGACAAGTACATTCAACAGCATCCAAGTGAAGAATGTATATAATTATTCGGATGCCAGAGCCAAGACCAATATTCAGACCTTATCCCAAAGTTTGTCTATCATTAACCAACTTCGACCAGTTTCATACAATTTCACGGATAATTCTGATAATACCCAATTTAGGAAAGGTGGAGACGGAAAGGAAATAGGATTATTAGCACAAGAAGTTGAGAAAATCTTACCCAATGCCGTCCTAACAGATCCAGACGGAAATAAACTAATCAATTATACAAATCTTATTGCAGTGCTCATTAATGCAGTCAAAGATCTTAGTACAAAAGTTAGTGCACTGGAAGCTAAACAATAA
- a CDS encoding DUF3244 domain-containing protein, producing MKHLIVIFFALTMSTSISFAEEKKIETNKALWHKDTRSVSYVPTITHDSNTLYIYSDIVLDNLQIIIKDTRGTTLYSSTTTIPNTQCYSFTIDNIKEGDFIIELKHEKKYLYGYFTIHQ from the coding sequence ATGAAACATCTTATAGTTATATTTTTCGCTTTGACAATGTCAACTTCCATATCTTTTGCTGAGGAAAAAAAGATAGAAACGAACAAAGCACTGTGGCATAAAGATACGCGTTCCGTATCTTATGTTCCAACTATCACACATGATAGTAATACCCTCTATATATATTCGGATATTGTTTTAGACAATCTTCAGATTATAATAAAAGATACAAGGGGGACGACTCTTTATTCCAGTACAACTACTATACCAAATACTCAATGCTATTCTTTTACAATAGATAATATAAAAGAAGGGGATTTCATCATAGAATTAAAACATGAAAAGAAATATCTTTATGGTTATTTCACCATTCACCAATAG
- a CDS encoding tetratricopeptide repeat protein, with translation MKWPKPLLIIILLPLYFLSCDSKPYPHVLQLADSLTNICPDSAIVLLKQFKDSASQESKETQMYYQLLTIKAKDKAYIAHTSDSLMLEVLHYYEKKKDKKYLPEAYYYAGRVYRDLGDAPQALDYFFKAIKSAKDCTNYRLISRIYSQIGMLYLYQDTYDEALEVLKKAYQYNILADDSTGVIYNLRDIGRTFTTLNCADSSLYYYKEAFIKAEQVHSEHLMGIVLSELSSLYIQLDMYPEANDAIQRSNQYIKDLGLAPHYAILADYYHRTNQADSAIFYYTKAASFNDFYQKQGSYKGLGNIARKKGQYKEAMGYFDKYLIYTDSIKEIINTETIRKMQSLYNYQLKEEKNRKLQQANKRQEFWLIILVSTIMLSITLIIVYQQHNKRKKQKRQEQQRLLDEYKEKQYHESLQYIEYNKKQLCQLEENLKQAENEKNELKLNLINAQKELLKLTNKQVEAKQKTLQISETALKESDIYKKFHLANGDSKLKEEDWNTLSEMIDKIYSRFTARLYTLHPFNEKEIRICLLIKIDLKPSQIAPLIPCAKQTLTSIRKKMYERTHNQQGSPELWDEFIRNF, from the coding sequence ATGAAATGGCCTAAACCACTACTAATAATCATTCTCTTACCACTTTACTTTCTCTCCTGTGACAGTAAACCTTATCCTCATGTATTACAGCTTGCTGACTCCCTTACAAATATTTGTCCGGACAGTGCTATCGTATTGTTGAAACAATTCAAAGACAGTGCGTCTCAAGAATCTAAAGAAACACAAATGTATTATCAGCTACTGACTATAAAAGCCAAAGATAAAGCATATATTGCACATACTTCGGATAGCTTGATGCTGGAAGTACTGCACTATTATGAAAAGAAGAAAGATAAAAAATATCTGCCGGAAGCATATTATTATGCAGGACGAGTGTACAGGGATTTGGGAGATGCGCCGCAGGCATTGGATTATTTCTTCAAAGCTATCAAATCTGCAAAAGATTGCACTAATTATAGACTAATCAGCCGGATATATAGTCAAATAGGAATGTTATATTTATATCAGGATACCTATGACGAGGCTTTAGAAGTCCTCAAGAAAGCTTATCAATACAATATTTTAGCCGATGATAGTACAGGTGTAATTTACAATTTAAGAGATATAGGGCGAACATTCACTACACTCAATTGCGCAGACAGCTCACTCTATTATTATAAAGAAGCTTTCATAAAGGCGGAGCAAGTGCATAGCGAACATTTAATGGGTATAGTCCTAAGTGAATTATCCAGCCTTTATATCCAGTTAGATATGTATCCAGAGGCCAATGATGCCATTCAACGTTCCAATCAATATATAAAAGATTTAGGATTAGCTCCTCATTATGCTATATTAGCTGATTATTACCATCGCACCAACCAAGCAGACTCCGCTATTTTTTATTATACAAAAGCTGCAAGTTTCAACGACTTCTACCAAAAACAAGGTAGCTACAAAGGGTTAGGAAACATTGCCCGTAAAAAAGGCCAATATAAAGAAGCCATGGGGTATTTTGATAAGTATCTCATATACACCGACTCTATTAAAGAAATTATCAATACAGAAACGATTCGTAAAATGCAGTCTCTGTACAATTACCAGCTAAAAGAGGAGAAGAATCGTAAACTACAACAAGCGAATAAGAGACAAGAATTTTGGCTTATAATTTTGGTTTCAACCATCATGTTATCAATAACACTCATCATCGTCTATCAACAACACAATAAACGCAAAAAGCAAAAAAGACAAGAACAACAGAGACTATTGGATGAATATAAAGAAAAACAATATCATGAAAGCCTTCAATATATAGAGTACAATAAAAAACAACTCTGCCAACTGGAAGAAAACCTAAAACAAGCAGAAAACGAAAAGAATGAATTAAAACTAAATCTGATTAATGCCCAAAAAGAACTATTAAAACTTACCAATAAACAAGTTGAGGCCAAACAAAAAACATTGCAAATTTCTGAAACAGCATTAAAAGAATCTGATATTTATAAGAAATTCCACTTAGCTAACGGAGATTCAAAATTAAAAGAAGAAGATTGGAACACCTTGTCTGAAATGATAGACAAGATATACTCTCGCTTTACAGCACGACTTTATACCCTCCATCCATTTAATGAAAAAGAAATACGCATCTGTTTACTTATCAAGATTGACCTAAAGCCAAGTCAAATAGCCCCTCTTATCCCATGTGCCAAACAGACATTAACATCCATTCGCAAAAAGATGTACGAAAGAACTCATAACCAACAGGGTAGCCCCGAATTATGGGATGAATTTATTCGAAATTTCTAA
- a CDS encoding Rpn family recombination-promoting nuclease/putative transposase gives MRYLDPKADLTFKRVFGEHPDLVMSLLNALLPLDPDQVVTEIEYLPVELVPDNPLRKNSIVDVRCRDNRGRVFLVEMQMIWTPEFKQRVLFNASKAYVRQLNSGEQYELLQPVYSLNLVNDIFEADLNGEYYHYYRLVHVEHTDKVIEGLHLVFVELPKFTPHNYSEKKMQVLWLRYLTEINEQTREIPEELLANPELKKAVNALEESAFTDAQLAGYEKFWDIISVEKTLFNGAERRGMAKGLAEGRAEGRAEGHKEVARNLKKAGIPTAIIMQSTNLSEKEIEEL, from the coding sequence ATGAGATATTTAGACCCTAAAGCCGATCTGACGTTCAAACGCGTCTTCGGCGAACATCCCGATTTGGTGATGAGTTTACTGAACGCCCTGCTGCCACTTGACCCCGATCAAGTAGTAACTGAAATAGAATACCTGCCGGTAGAACTGGTGCCGGACAATCCGTTACGCAAAAACAGCATCGTGGATGTGCGTTGCCGCGATAATCGGGGACGCGTCTTCCTGGTTGAGATGCAGATGATCTGGACACCCGAATTCAAACAGCGTGTGCTGTTCAACGCTTCGAAAGCCTACGTGCGCCAACTGAATTCCGGTGAGCAGTATGAACTGCTACAACCCGTATATTCCCTGAATCTGGTGAACGACATCTTCGAAGCGGATCTGAATGGAGAGTACTATCACTACTATCGCCTGGTGCACGTGGAACATACAGACAAAGTGATAGAAGGCCTGCACCTGGTATTTGTGGAGCTACCCAAATTCACCCCCCATAACTACAGCGAAAAGAAAATGCAAGTGTTGTGGCTGCGATACCTAACCGAAATCAACGAACAAACCCGGGAAATCCCCGAAGAACTGCTTGCCAACCCGGAACTGAAGAAAGCCGTGAACGCCCTCGAAGAATCAGCCTTTACGGATGCGCAATTAGCGGGATATGAGAAATTCTGGGATATTATAAGCGTGGAGAAGACGCTTTTTAACGGTGCGGAACGGAGGGGCATGGCTAAAGGATTAGCTGAAGGCAGAGCTGAAGGCAGAGCTGAAGGCCACAAAGAAGTAGCCCGTAATTTAAAAAAGGCTGGAATACCCACTGCTATTATCATGCAGAGTACCAACCTATCAGAAAAAGAGATTGAAGAACTGTAA
- a CDS encoding LytR/AlgR family response regulator transcription factor, whose amino-acid sequence MKSPAELLEWLSEITPLITQSNEAGKKSLLIWHECEYLKLESDEILWIEASRSNSVLHLTNNREMVVPSVLGIVEKDLSNLGFIRTHRSYIVNLKYTNSLIGNSIEIGGKLLPIGTQYRETVCDHFIFLGTRKKF is encoded by the coding sequence ATGAAAAGTCCGGCGGAACTGTTGGAATGGCTTTCGGAAATTACGCCTCTAATCACTCAATCTAATGAGGCTGGTAAGAAGTCTCTTTTGATCTGGCATGAATGTGAGTATCTCAAATTAGAGTCGGATGAAATCTTATGGATTGAAGCAAGTAGAAGTAATAGCGTACTTCACTTAACTAATAATAGAGAAATGGTGGTGCCTTCTGTTTTGGGTATTGTAGAAAAAGATCTTTCAAACCTTGGTTTTATCCGTACTCACCGCTCTTATATAGTGAATTTGAAATATACCAATTCTCTTATTGGAAACTCCATAGAAATTGGAGGGAAATTGCTCCCTATAGGGACGCAATACCGTGAGACTGTTTGTGACCATTTCATCTTTTTAGGGACAAGAAAGAAGTTCTAG
- a CDS encoding AAA family ATPase, with protein MKAQKMQPRNPFLVYGYANPRYFCDREAETQQMLSALENERNLTLIAPRRMGKTGLIKNVFYTLQEEKPEVASFYMDIFATRDLASFVRLLAKTVLGQLDTLSESALHKLTSFFRSCRPVISADELTGVPTVSLDFVADKSEQTLKEIFDYMAASGKNCYLAIDEFQQITSYPEEGTEALLRSYIQFIPNVRFIFAGSSQHLMQEMFVSAKRPFYQSTQLMVLREIDEESYYRFARNFFELRGQELDKSVFHWIYTRFEGHTWYMQAMLNRLYERNESVVDITQAEQVLMGLLEENTPVYQNLIIMLTDNQLALIKAIAHEGKVTAPNSGEFILGHGLKTPSSVNAALKSLVEKELVYKSAGGYMVYDRFMGMWLLRN; from the coding sequence ATGAAAGCTCAGAAGATGCAACCCCGGAATCCTTTTTTAGTTTATGGTTATGCGAATCCCCGTTATTTTTGTGACCGTGAAGCTGAAACACAACAGATGTTGTCGGCTTTGGAGAATGAACGGAATCTGACATTGATAGCGCCTCGGCGTATGGGTAAGACGGGATTGATAAAAAATGTTTTCTATACCCTGCAAGAGGAGAAACCGGAAGTTGCCAGTTTCTATATGGATATTTTTGCAACGCGCGATTTAGCTTCTTTCGTTCGCCTGCTGGCAAAAACCGTACTAGGGCAGCTTGATACGCTCAGCGAAAGTGCTTTGCATAAGCTGACTTCCTTTTTTCGCTCTTGCCGACCGGTGATTAGTGCAGATGAGCTGACGGGAGTTCCTACAGTTTCCTTGGACTTTGTTGCCGACAAGTCTGAACAGACATTGAAGGAAATCTTTGACTATATGGCTGCTTCCGGCAAAAATTGCTATCTGGCTATTGATGAGTTTCAGCAGATCACTTCTTATCCTGAAGAAGGTACAGAGGCTTTGCTTCGCTCTTATATCCAGTTTATCCCGAATGTCCGTTTCATCTTTGCAGGTAGCAGTCAGCATTTGATGCAGGAAATGTTTGTTTCCGCCAAGCGTCCTTTCTATCAAAGCACGCAATTGATGGTGCTTCGTGAGATTGATGAAGAATCCTATTATCGGTTTGCAAGGAACTTTTTCGAATTGCGGGGGCAAGAGTTGGACAAATCAGTTTTTCATTGGATATATACCCGATTTGAGGGACATACCTGGTATATGCAGGCAATGCTGAATCGGTTGTATGAGCGAAATGAATCGGTTGTAGATATCACTCAGGCAGAGCAAGTGCTGATGGGGCTTCTTGAAGAAAATACACCTGTCTATCAGAACTTGATTATAATGCTGACGGACAATCAGTTGGCACTGATAAAAGCCATTGCGCATGAAGGGAAAGTGACGGCACCTAACAGTGGAGAGTTCATTTTGGGGCATGGGCTGAAAACTCCGAGCAGTGTCAATGCCGCTTTGAAATCGTTGGTAGAGAAAGAGCTTGTCTATAAATCGGCCGGCGGATATATGGTCTATGACCGTTTTATGGGAATGTGGCTATTGCGGAACTGA